In one window of Spartinivicinus marinus DNA:
- a CDS encoding TIGR00266 family protein, producing the protein MNIQLLHRPGNTAAKVTLNPAEICTAESGAMIAMSNNIQITTTTHKRGKGSILKAVKRMVAGESLFINHFEAQKTPGEVWFGTALAGDLEVMQLDNETLIVQGSSFLACEHNIEIDLGWQGFKSVFSGERVFWVHLHGAGKVIVSSFGAIYPIQVDGEYIVDTGHIVAFNETLDFTITKAGKSWLHSFLGGEGLVCKFHGKGTVWCQSHNPSSFGSLLGSDLKPR; encoded by the coding sequence ATGAATATACAACTATTACATCGCCCAGGAAATACTGCTGCCAAAGTTACCTTAAATCCTGCAGAAATTTGCACTGCTGAGTCAGGTGCCATGATTGCAATGAGTAATAATATTCAAATAACCACGACAACTCATAAACGCGGGAAAGGCAGTATTCTAAAAGCAGTTAAACGAATGGTAGCAGGTGAGTCACTTTTTATTAACCATTTTGAGGCGCAAAAAACACCAGGTGAAGTATGGTTTGGTACTGCATTGGCTGGCGACTTGGAAGTCATGCAGCTTGATAATGAAACCCTGATTGTTCAAGGTAGCTCTTTTCTAGCCTGTGAACATAATATTGAAATCGACCTGGGCTGGCAGGGGTTTAAATCAGTATTTTCAGGCGAACGAGTATTTTGGGTACACCTTCATGGAGCAGGAAAAGTCATTGTCAGCTCCTTTGGTGCGATTTATCCCATTCAAGTAGATGGTGAATACATTGTTGATACTGGCCACATTGTTGCCTTTAATGAAACGTTAGACTTTACCATCACTAAGGCTGGTAAGAGTTGGTTACATTCATTTTTAGGTGGCGAAGGCTTAGTGTGTAAGTTTCATGGCAAGGGGACCGTTTGGTGTCAATCTCACAACCCTAGCAGTTTTGGCTCATTACTTGGCAGTGATCTTAAGCCCCGCTAA
- a CDS encoding TIGR00266 family protein gives MKTEIKGGRAFSYLDIQLSPKETITAESDAMATMSADLDLTSKFNGGFLPALARRFLGGETLFINEFANNSQDNRQITLVQPTPGEIKEIELKGNRLYLQPGAFLACTQGIKLGVKWAGIVSWLAKEGLFKIVVKGHGKVWYGAFGALLEKQVDGEYIVDTSHLVAYEPSIKLKLQLAGGIFSSLFGGEGLVTRVVGKGKITIQTRSLAGLAGWINPKLP, from the coding sequence ATGAAAACTGAAATTAAAGGCGGTCGTGCTTTTTCCTATTTAGACATTCAGCTTTCCCCCAAAGAAACCATAACGGCAGAATCCGATGCCATGGCAACCATGTCGGCCGATTTAGACCTGACATCAAAATTTAATGGCGGTTTTTTACCCGCCTTAGCCCGACGTTTTTTAGGAGGAGAAACCTTATTTATTAACGAATTTGCAAATAACAGCCAAGATAATCGACAAATAACGCTGGTTCAGCCAACCCCCGGTGAGATTAAAGAAATTGAGTTAAAAGGTAATCGCTTATACTTGCAACCTGGCGCCTTTCTCGCCTGTACCCAAGGCATTAAGCTTGGGGTCAAATGGGCAGGTATTGTTTCTTGGTTAGCGAAAGAAGGTCTGTTCAAAATAGTAGTTAAAGGGCATGGTAAAGTCTGGTACGGCGCATTTGGTGCATTATTGGAAAAACAAGTTGATGGTGAATATATTGTTGATACCAGCCATTTAGTTGCTTATGAACCCTCTATTAAACTCAAATTACAATTGGCAGGAGGGATTTTCTCTAGCCTATTTGGTGGTGAAGGCCTCGTCACTCGTGTTGTTGGTAAAGGCAAAATCACCATTCAAACTCGCAGTTTAGCGGGCTTAGCCGGCTGGATTAACCCTAAATTACCTTAG
- a CDS encoding trypsin-like peptidase domain-containing protein → MSLPKLHPLACLFTTLVTVAPFSYLSAQSQTDQAVIQNVLTSKSAISQNAGITRNATVTTGATIKENLLTSLLSTKTENNTTQTVEASAQPQIIKIADKVVTATSLVPNQSLKKDQSHTIQEPGASFIKIHFSAFSLPKNSQVIVSNPDGSEAYRYGNTKRDNFTFDPDNGEDGKQAWASMSISGDTAIVKVETDPQYPWVEGKHQLKIGHYWKGYPEEVVEELIQTRSTCGKMQRKDAVCYKDSHPTEYAHTKPVARLVMGGGLCTAWRVSADNRMFTNNHCMSTQSKVSNSEVWFNYQRSQCGGGQKTKVVKVSGDKMLKTSRSNSLDYTLFTVKDFSSIKSFSYLGLDVREPQQNEDIYIAQHGAGNPKELSIEDDQNSRNRCQVDKPTSSRSNLGYKCDTTGGSSGSPVLANKSHKVIGLHHWGGCPSGTNSAAKIKDIWSEVAEHFNNKVPADGVGGNPTPNPDPDPNPNPNPNPKPNPDKFKPLSNKLNACLGVNSSAKINASSCQNNKSQQWELDTKGLLHPASAPEKCLQMPQWWKGSNRAVIGSCDNKQLHQRWQLKQGRLENLAYPMIYLKHFKAYGDWVGVWTKDNSEGAQWQWK, encoded by the coding sequence ATGAGTTTACCTAAATTACACCCATTAGCCTGTTTATTTACTACTCTGGTAACCGTTGCACCCTTTAGCTATCTTTCAGCTCAGTCGCAAACTGATCAAGCAGTGATACAAAATGTATTAACGTCTAAATCAGCAATAAGCCAAAATGCTGGAATAACTAGAAATGCAACAGTAACTACAGGTGCTACAATAAAAGAAAATTTATTAACTTCATTACTATCCACAAAAACAGAAAATAACACAACACAAACCGTAGAAGCTAGTGCACAGCCGCAAATAATTAAAATTGCAGATAAAGTCGTTACGGCTACTAGCTTAGTACCTAATCAATCACTCAAAAAAGATCAATCTCACACAATTCAGGAACCCGGCGCCAGCTTTATTAAAATTCATTTTAGTGCTTTTAGCCTTCCTAAAAACAGCCAAGTGATTGTCAGCAACCCTGATGGTAGCGAAGCATATCGCTATGGTAATACCAAACGCGATAATTTCACCTTTGACCCTGATAATGGAGAAGATGGTAAGCAGGCTTGGGCCAGTATGTCGATTAGTGGTGATACCGCCATCGTCAAAGTTGAAACTGATCCTCAATACCCCTGGGTAGAAGGTAAACATCAATTAAAAATTGGTCACTATTGGAAGGGCTACCCAGAAGAAGTGGTTGAGGAACTCATCCAAACTCGCTCCACCTGCGGTAAAATGCAACGAAAAGATGCTGTTTGTTATAAAGACTCTCACCCAACGGAATACGCTCATACCAAACCTGTTGCCCGCTTGGTCATGGGCGGCGGTTTATGTACAGCTTGGCGAGTCAGTGCCGACAACCGTATGTTTACTAATAACCATTGTATGAGCACTCAATCAAAAGTATCCAATTCAGAAGTCTGGTTTAACTATCAACGCAGCCAGTGTGGTGGTGGACAAAAAACTAAAGTGGTAAAAGTCTCTGGCGACAAAATGCTAAAAACCAGTCGTAGTAATAGCTTAGACTACACTTTATTTACTGTTAAAGACTTTAGCTCAATCAAGTCATTTAGTTATCTGGGCCTCGATGTAAGAGAACCTCAACAAAATGAAGATATTTATATTGCTCAACATGGCGCAGGCAACCCTAAAGAGCTGAGTATTGAAGACGATCAAAATTCACGTAACCGCTGCCAGGTAGATAAACCCACCAGTAGTCGTAGTAATTTAGGCTATAAATGTGATACTACCGGTGGTAGTTCTGGATCACCTGTATTAGCCAATAAGAGCCACAAAGTTATTGGCTTACACCACTGGGGAGGCTGCCCAAGCGGCACTAACTCGGCAGCTAAAATTAAAGATATCTGGTCAGAAGTCGCTGAGCATTTTAATAATAAAGTACCTGCCGATGGTGTAGGCGGTAATCCTACCCCTAATCCTGATCCCGATCCAAACCCCAATCCGAATCCAAACCCTAAACCCAACCCCGACAAATTTAAACCACTTTCCAACAAGCTTAATGCCTGCCTAGGAGTAAATAGCAGTGCCAAAATAAATGCCAGCAGCTGCCAAAACAATAAGTCACAACAATGGGAATTAGACACCAAAGGCCTCTTACACCCAGCCAGCGCACCTGAAAAATGCTTACAAATGCCACAATGGTGGAAAGGCAGCAACCGCGCCGTTATTGGCAGCTGCGACAACAAACAACTTCACCAACGCTGGCAACTAAAACAAGGCCGCCTTGAAAACCTGGCTTACCCAATGATTTATTTAAAACATTTCAAAGCCTACGGCGATTGGGTTGGCGTATGGACCAAGGATAATTCAGAAGGCGCACAGTGGCAGTGGAAATAG
- a CDS encoding GNAT family N-acetyltransferase, with translation MREYIDLTLLTLEGISSAAGRPIDEQVYLESLEIAMNNGLLFEVRRNGILLSYATLKDIGSGTWFILIFITHPNHRTKQVFGELFSQISTHLESVKARKLVSNVLRVNRLSLAFHRKLGFTVTRKADIGFEFTMDLDSSKAMHWKHWSKKF, from the coding sequence ATGAGAGAATATATTGATTTAACCCTTCTTACATTAGAAGGTATTTCCAGCGCAGCGGGTAGACCTATTGATGAACAAGTCTACCTTGAATCACTTGAAATAGCTATGAATAATGGCTTGCTATTTGAGGTTCGTCGAAATGGTATTTTATTAAGCTATGCAACGCTTAAAGACATAGGTAGTGGTACTTGGTTTATTCTTATATTCATTACTCACCCAAATCATAGAACTAAACAAGTTTTTGGTGAGCTTTTTTCTCAAATTAGCACTCACTTAGAATCCGTTAAAGCACGTAAATTAGTAAGTAATGTATTGAGAGTGAACAGATTATCTCTGGCATTTCATAGGAAGCTAGGATTTACTGTTACAAGAAAAGCTGATATTGGGTTTGAGTTTACAATGGATCTTGATAGCTCAAAAGCTATGCATTGGAAACACTGGAGTAAGAAATTCTAA
- a CDS encoding DUF7079 family protein, whose product MQNNQLEQNKIVWSIISELFLDNQLRDLDLNHIAKELLKTSFTEKELNEIFYYDVAPICFMNLQNVAGEWEGFDKEWLFSEIQKNRNKNQIIFRLKCKLLRSLYGSLALDQWAKVLEKLRELRDTG is encoded by the coding sequence ATGCAAAACAACCAGCTAGAACAGAATAAAATTGTGTGGAGTATTATCTCTGAATTGTTCCTAGACAATCAACTTAGAGATTTAGACCTAAACCATATAGCAAAAGAATTGCTTAAAACTTCTTTTACTGAAAAGGAGCTAAATGAGATATTTTATTACGATGTTGCACCTATTTGCTTTATGAATTTACAAAATGTAGCTGGTGAGTGGGAAGGATTTGACAAAGAATGGTTATTTTCTGAAATTCAAAAAAACAGAAATAAAAACCAAATAATATTTCGTCTAAAATGTAAACTGCTGCGAAGTTTATATGGCTCACTGGCTTTAGATCAATGGGCAAAAGTGCTTGAAAAGCTTAGAGAGTTAAGAGATACAGGATAG
- a CDS encoding LysR family transcriptional regulator, whose protein sequence is MNRFAEMTTFVEVVEAGSLSAAADQLGIAVSAVSRRIRELETRLGVRLANRSTRGLSTTPLGQAYYERCVQLLAELENTEALITKNVDTLHGRSRFSIPLELGKQFMMPILFKFAQKHPDAILDIDLSDRAVDLIAEGFDFAIRIGHQQDANLNSIRIGKMSYSVAASPSFWEQYGYPASPEDMTGLPVLAYRLAMPQGKLFYESQNAQNNYVQLKPRFLSNNGVCLIEAAIAGLGICLEPDFMLTTAVNAGQLEPVLTDYTWFKREIYAAYPKGRPLPILAQRLLDQIVLELGQSAVFNM, encoded by the coding sequence ATGAATCGTTTTGCTGAGATGACAACTTTTGTTGAAGTTGTAGAAGCAGGATCATTGAGTGCTGCTGCCGATCAGTTGGGAATAGCGGTTTCCGCTGTTAGTCGCCGTATCCGGGAGCTAGAAACAAGACTGGGAGTTAGGCTAGCGAATCGGTCAACCCGAGGCCTCTCAACTACACCACTGGGACAAGCATACTACGAACGCTGTGTTCAACTATTGGCAGAGCTCGAAAATACAGAAGCACTGATCACTAAAAACGTAGACACATTGCACGGAAGATCACGTTTTTCAATTCCTCTGGAACTTGGTAAACAGTTCATGATGCCTATTCTTTTCAAGTTTGCACAAAAACATCCTGATGCAATTTTAGATATCGACCTAAGTGACAGAGCTGTTGATCTAATTGCTGAAGGTTTTGATTTTGCAATTCGAATTGGACACCAGCAAGATGCTAATTTGAACTCGATTAGAATAGGTAAAATGAGCTACTCTGTTGCCGCAAGCCCATCTTTCTGGGAGCAGTATGGGTACCCCGCATCACCTGAAGACATGACTGGTCTGCCAGTGCTTGCGTATCGACTCGCTATGCCTCAGGGAAAGCTGTTTTATGAGAGTCAAAATGCTCAAAACAATTATGTGCAATTAAAGCCTAGATTTTTGTCCAACAATGGAGTGTGTCTAATAGAAGCTGCTATTGCAGGCCTTGGAATCTGTTTAGAACCCGATTTTATGTTAACAACCGCTGTCAATGCAGGGCAACTTGAACCTGTTCTGACAGACTACACTTGGTTTAAACGTGAGATATACGCGGCTTATCCCAAAGGAAGGCCTTTGCCTATCCTAGCTCAGCGGCTTCTTGACCAAATTGTGTTAGAGCTAGGGCAATCAGCTGTTTTCAACATGTGA
- a CDS encoding GNAT family N-acetyltransferase, producing the protein MDIRIATKQDCDSIKKIYSSAFPKDESEIVTKLAIALLSENTTPSTIPLIAEANGSVVGHITFSPVGIKSDESCQAYILAPLAVQPNYQKRRIGSKLIEYGMQQLLTIGGNIVFVYGDPKYYGRFGFNAETARNYTAPYKLQYPFGWQAIVLNEYILEKVPVAINCVASLCDPKLW; encoded by the coding sequence ATGGACATCCGAATAGCAACAAAGCAAGATTGTGACAGTATCAAAAAAATCTATTCGTCCGCGTTTCCCAAAGACGAGAGCGAGATTGTCACAAAACTTGCCATTGCACTACTTTCCGAAAATACGACACCATCAACAATACCTCTGATAGCTGAAGCTAATGGCTCTGTGGTGGGGCACATCACATTCAGTCCAGTTGGAATTAAAAGCGATGAGAGCTGCCAGGCTTATATTTTGGCGCCGCTGGCAGTGCAACCCAACTACCAAAAACGTCGTATTGGCTCTAAGTTGATTGAATATGGCATGCAACAGTTGTTAACGATAGGGGGAAATATCGTCTTTGTTTACGGCGATCCAAAGTATTACGGAAGATTTGGTTTTAATGCAGAAACTGCTCGTAATTATACAGCGCCTTACAAACTTCAGTATCCTTTTGGGTGGCAAGCCATTGTGCTTAATGAATATATTTTAGAAAAAGTACCCGTAGCAATAAACTGTGTTGCTTCTTTGTGCGACCCCAAATTATGGTGA
- a CDS encoding S1 family peptidase, with amino-acid sequence MNISSIAVTSLVIFISASSFSADHIRSKRSINGTNATTQVDWTVALLKDYDQPSASGENKLVSEYQFCGGALINKNWVVTAAHCVEDIDHKNISVAVGALDLDEEIKSNALTVKSISKIIIHPKYYSTYSPLKSMAWLDNDIALLKLKTEASTKQPISIIDQNLPENSITKTSGWGLTEYSSNFEKTTYDGIEMYLVNNSKKTTSIRQDVTYEIRGTEQCIDSKFSELGVTARLWKIPKAISNFIDNLKKLGIAQLKINKKINLLDGSDPNIEELKVLEKKIDSSIQYFVNEVSLLLRHNILLEAASKNNTVNKLISSSNQLCVSSVSTPIAGICFGDSGSPLFYEDNGVARLYGLASFSRGCAAPNSLDVFTNVYSYKSWINSTISSN; translated from the coding sequence GTGAATATTAGCTCTATTGCAGTAACTTCATTAGTAATCTTTATAAGTGCTAGTAGCTTTTCAGCAGATCATATAAGAAGCAAAAGGAGTATAAATGGTACAAACGCAACAACTCAAGTTGATTGGACTGTAGCACTATTAAAAGATTATGATCAGCCATCAGCTTCGGGAGAAAATAAATTAGTATCAGAGTATCAATTCTGTGGGGGAGCACTAATCAATAAAAACTGGGTTGTTACAGCAGCACATTGTGTAGAAGATATAGATCATAAGAATATCTCTGTGGCTGTTGGTGCATTAGACTTAGATGAAGAAATAAAAAGCAATGCTTTAACTGTTAAATCAATCAGTAAAATAATTATTCACCCAAAATATTATTCAACATATTCGCCTTTAAAAAGTATGGCTTGGCTAGATAATGATATTGCATTGTTAAAGCTAAAAACAGAAGCGTCAACGAAGCAGCCTATCAGTATTATTGACCAAAATCTTCCAGAAAATTCAATTACAAAAACTAGTGGGTGGGGGTTGACTGAATATAGCAGTAATTTCGAAAAAACAACCTATGATGGTATAGAAATGTATTTGGTTAATAACAGTAAAAAGACGACTTCTATAAGACAAGATGTTACTTATGAGATTAGAGGTACAGAGCAATGTATAGATAGTAAATTTAGTGAATTAGGAGTAACTGCGCGTTTATGGAAGATACCTAAGGCTATTTCAAATTTTATAGATAACTTAAAAAAGCTTGGAATAGCTCAGCTAAAAATAAATAAAAAAATAAATTTGTTAGATGGTTCTGATCCTAATATAGAAGAGTTAAAGGTATTGGAGAAAAAAATAGATAGTAGTATTCAGTACTTTGTAAATGAAGTGAGCCTATTGCTAAGGCATAATATTTTGCTAGAAGCTGCATCAAAAAATAATACCGTTAATAAGCTAATATCTTCATCCAATCAGCTATGTGTCAGTTCTGTATCTACTCCAATAGCAGGAATTTGTTTTGGGGATAGTGGAAGTCCATTATTTTATGAAGATAATGGAGTGGCGAGGTTATATGGGTTGGCGAGTTTTTCTCGCGGGTGTGCAGCTCCAAATTCTCTAGATGTTTTTACAAATGTTTATTCATATAAAAGCTGGATCAATAGTACTATAAGTAGTAATTAG
- a CDS encoding TIGR00266 family protein, with protein sequence MSDNQYQVTLTGKLAGSTHLEQAATEFAQLFKTSPDVAKQTLQKGPVTIKKNINKTAAMKIRNALDKIGIGCRILTAQEAAAELAALAQQKKIQIEKAPSSSTSIDSTPIASTTIDSYEPPADHPGLQFKIEGKPDYSFVTVQLPANRTLKVEASAMATMDTHIEMKTKLKGGLGRFVTGESIFINEFTAAHGPGEIGIAPGAPGDMAHIYLDGDILYLQNSAFVASAMSVNIESKWQGFTKGFFSGENLFLIRASGKGDLWFNSYGAIIEIDVQGNYVVDTGNIVAFTEQLDYKISKVGGYKSLFFSGEGFVCRFSGQGKVWIQTRGVDAFAWWAHAYRPSRSSG encoded by the coding sequence ATGTCAGATAACCAATACCAAGTCACCCTAACAGGCAAACTAGCCGGATCCACTCATCTAGAACAAGCAGCCACTGAGTTTGCTCAATTATTTAAAACATCACCTGATGTAGCTAAACAAACCCTGCAAAAAGGCCCGGTTACTATTAAAAAAAATATCAATAAAACAGCAGCTATGAAAATTCGTAATGCACTTGATAAAATTGGTATTGGTTGTCGTATATTAACCGCACAAGAAGCCGCAGCTGAATTAGCTGCTCTTGCTCAACAGAAAAAAATTCAAATCGAAAAAGCTCCCTCTTCTTCCACCTCAATTGATAGCACCCCAATTGCTAGCACCACTATTGATAGTTACGAGCCGCCTGCTGATCATCCTGGCTTGCAGTTTAAAATTGAAGGTAAACCCGATTACAGCTTTGTTACTGTACAATTACCAGCTAACCGAACGCTGAAAGTAGAAGCCTCAGCCATGGCAACCATGGATACCCATATTGAAATGAAAACTAAACTAAAAGGAGGCCTAGGCAGGTTTGTTACTGGAGAATCGATCTTTATTAATGAATTTACTGCCGCTCATGGCCCTGGTGAAATAGGCATTGCCCCTGGTGCACCTGGTGACATGGCCCACATTTATTTAGATGGCGATATTCTGTATTTACAAAACTCTGCTTTTGTTGCCTCAGCCATGAGTGTCAATATTGAATCAAAATGGCAAGGTTTTACTAAAGGTTTTTTTTCTGGAGAAAATCTATTCTTAATTCGAGCGTCTGGAAAAGGTGACTTATGGTTTAATAGCTATGGTGCCATCATAGAAATCGATGTTCAGGGTAATTACGTTGTAGATACTGGGAATATTGTAGCATTCACTGAACAACTGGATTATAAAATCAGTAAGGTCGGTGGTTATAAGTCTCTATTCTTTTCAGGGGAAGGCTTTGTCTGTCGCTTTTCAGGACAGGGTAAAGTCTGGATTCAAACCCGTGGTGTTGATGCCTTTGCCTGGTGGGCTCATGCCTATAGACCAAGTAGAAGTAGTGGTTAA
- a CDS encoding ISAs1 family transposase, with protein MVKNSTVLDHFEQLDDPRMERRRRHKLIDIITITICAALCGADDWVAIERFGNAKEAWFKSFLELPNGIPSHDTFGRFFSRLCPTSFQSCFIQWVQSITDSLPGKLVAIDGKTLRRSFTEPDKKNAIHLVNAWSIENKLVLGQLKTDIKSNEITAIPELLEAIAVKGAVVSIDAMGCHKAIAKKIREKGAHYLLAVKNNQRRLYSAIQEQLYSKKAKVYQRPAIDFHSSEKEQHGRHEIRRCWVYHSVAKLPIATEWIDLAAVIRVETERTLQGKKSKEQRYYISSQPLSAKAVSEMIQHHWQIENSLHWSLDVAFREDDSRIRIGHSAENMSRIRQIALNILKQDDTYKIGIKNKRLSAGWDHEYLMKLICSV; from the coding sequence TTGGTAAAAAATAGTACAGTTTTAGATCATTTTGAACAGTTAGATGATCCTCGAATGGAACGCCGTCGTCGTCATAAGCTCATTGATATTATTACTATTACGATTTGTGCTGCTTTATGCGGGGCAGATGACTGGGTCGCTATTGAGCGATTTGGTAACGCCAAAGAAGCATGGTTTAAGAGCTTTCTAGAGCTACCCAACGGAATACCCTCTCATGATACCTTTGGTCGTTTTTTCTCACGCCTTTGCCCTACATCGTTTCAAAGCTGCTTCATCCAATGGGTTCAGTCAATCACTGATAGCTTACCTGGCAAGTTGGTAGCCATTGATGGTAAAACGCTTAGACGATCATTTACTGAACCTGATAAGAAGAATGCTATTCACTTGGTTAATGCATGGTCAATAGAAAATAAGTTAGTGTTAGGTCAACTTAAGACTGATATAAAATCCAATGAAATTACCGCCATTCCTGAACTATTAGAAGCGATAGCGGTTAAAGGTGCTGTTGTATCAATAGATGCGATGGGGTGTCATAAAGCCATTGCTAAAAAAATTCGTGAAAAAGGGGCTCATTACTTGTTGGCAGTTAAAAATAACCAGCGTCGCTTATATTCTGCTATTCAAGAACAACTGTATTCTAAAAAAGCCAAAGTGTATCAACGTCCAGCTATTGACTTTCATTCTTCAGAAAAAGAACAGCATGGCCGTCATGAGATACGACGCTGCTGGGTTTATCACTCAGTGGCTAAACTACCTATAGCAACAGAGTGGATCGATTTAGCTGCTGTCATTAGGGTTGAGACAGAACGTACCTTGCAAGGCAAAAAATCAAAAGAACAACGCTATTATATTTCTAGCCAGCCCTTATCAGCAAAAGCTGTCAGTGAAATGATTCAACATCATTGGCAAATTGAGAACAGCCTACATTGGAGTTTGGATGTTGCATTTAGGGAAGATGATAGTCGAATTCGTATAGGTCATTCAGCAGAAAACATGTCTAGGATTAGGCAAATAGCCCTTAATATTCTTAAACAAGATGACACTTATAAAATTGGTATAAAAAATAAGAGGCTTTCTGCTGGTTGGGATCATGAGTATTTAATGAAGTTAATTTGCTCCGTGTAA
- a CDS encoding MoaF-related domain-containing protein gives MYIMRALLVAVLCLFSVNLIAGNSKVKNVVPNIVGKTYLYDYGSYAYEITITSKESLHWELVKGNFEGPSTGNNSYLSSQITENIIYLSWEEESGYKFYNLMDLNTGKLTTHADTGEENLFINMGVVSLKASK, from the coding sequence ATGTACATTATGCGAGCATTGTTGGTAGCAGTACTATGTTTATTTTCAGTGAATCTTATAGCAGGCAACAGTAAAGTGAAAAATGTAGTTCCTAATATTGTAGGGAAAACGTATCTCTATGATTATGGATCATACGCTTATGAAATAACTATTACATCAAAAGAGTCACTGCATTGGGAGCTGGTTAAAGGAAATTTTGAAGGCCCCAGCACAGGAAATAACTCTTATTTGTCTAGTCAAATTACTGAAAATATTATTTATCTCTCTTGGGAAGAAGAAAGTGGGTATAAGTTTTATAATTTAATGGATCTCAATACCGGGAAACTAACAACACATGCTGATACAGGTGAGGAAAACTTATTTATTAATATGGGAGTAGTTTCATTAAAAGCTAGTAAGTAA
- a CDS encoding DUF1330 domain-containing protein, with the protein MSAYCLFQNLNITNSAKMKEYAEKVKPITESFGGEYVVMSGSTEIKEGDWTPTLPVIIKFPSIDAANEWYNSDEYAPLKALRESAGEFSAVFINGVEK; encoded by the coding sequence ATGTCAGCTTATTGCTTATTTCAAAATTTAAATATTACCAATTCTGCCAAGATGAAAGAATATGCAGAAAAAGTTAAGCCTATCACTGAGTCATTTGGTGGGGAATATGTTGTTATGAGCGGAAGTACCGAGATTAAAGAGGGGGATTGGACGCCGACGCTACCGGTTATAATAAAGTTTCCAAGTATTGATGCAGCCAACGAGTGGTATAACTCTGATGAATATGCTCCTCTAAAGGCGCTGAGAGAGTCTGCAGGTGAGTTCAGTGCTGTTTTTATAAATGGGGTAGAAAAGTAA